In one Dunckerocampus dactyliophorus isolate RoL2022-P2 chromosome 9, RoL_Ddac_1.1, whole genome shotgun sequence genomic region, the following are encoded:
- the LOC129187938 gene encoding zona pellucida-like domain-containing protein 1 yields MKMKTLLVVLSMIARSCPLTLSDCGTDARRPQMNDISVRCGTSSIGLAIQICPVIYTGYNETLLILNHMMDSDCRATLDESVQPPVARFDFPLNETHACGSTFLTTSSAGTGVFADFSNIQTVNVSGVIRSVDPTTGTITYNAELKYYYSCAYPLEYLVNNTQIDVSASSIAVKDNNGSFISTLNMKLFSDADYLRPLVMPSLGLELRTNVYVEVKAVNLTGQYHVLLDRCYATISPLPSNSSFFNLFVPCSKDRFTTVIENGESQSARFHFPAFRFVEQQNQTVSTYYLHCITRLCETSTCGTFMQCNNRRKRETVEATAGGVTEPYTITSTKLITKTETGEAEEEPLVYGDNEESVVGLGAAVGVLAFVCAVALCAAAVFYKRLRK; encoded by the coding sequence ATGAAGATGAAGACGCTTTTAGTCGTTCTGTCCATGATAGCGAGAAGTTGTCCGCTGACGCTGAGCGACTGCGGAACGGACGCCAGGCGTCCTCAGATGAACGACATCTCTGTGCGCTGCGGCACGTCCTCCATCGGCCTGGCCATCCAGATCTGCCCGGTCATCTACACGGGCTACAATGAGACCCTCCTGATCCTCAACCACATGATGGACTCTGACTGCCGGGCCACGCTGGATGAAAGCGTGCAGCCCCCCGTGGCTCGCTTCGACTTCCCCCTGAACGAGACGCACGCCTGCGGGAGCACCTTCCTGACCACCAGCTCCGCCGGCACCGGCGTCTTCGCAGACTTTTCCAACATCCAGACGGTGAACGTCAGCGGCGTGATCCGCTCCGTCGACCCCACCACAGGCACCATCACGTACAACGCCGAGCTGAAGTACTACTACTCTTGCGCGTACCCCTTAGAGTACCTGGTCAACAACACCCAGATCGACGTGTCGGCGTCTTCCATCGCTGTGAAGGACAACAACGGCAGCTTCATCAGCACCTTGAACATGAAGCTCTTCAGCGACGCCGACTACCTCAGGCCCTTGGTCATGCCCAGTCTAGGCCTGGAGCTGAGGACCAACGTGTACGTGGAAGTGAAAGCCGTCAACCTGACCGGGCAGTACCACGTCCTGCTGGATCGCTGTTACGCCACCATCTCTCCGCTGCCGTCCAACTCCAGCTTCTTCAACCTCTTTGTGCCGTGCTCCAAGGACCGCTTCACCACCGTGATCGAGAACGGCGAGAGCCAGAGCGCCCGCTTCCACTTCCCGGCCTTCCGCTTCGTGGAGCAGCAGAACCAGACGGTGTCCACCTACTACCTGCACTGCATCACCCGCTTGTGCGAGACCAGCACCTGCGGCACCTTCATGCAGTGCAACAACCGCCGCAAGAGGGAAACGGTGGAGGCCACGGCGGGCGGGGTGACAGAGCCATACACCATCACCTCCACCAAGCTCATCACCAAAACCGAGACCGGAGAGGCCGAAGAGGAGCCCCTGGTCTACGGCGACAACGAAGAGTCCGTCGTCGGGCTCGGCGCGGCCGTCGGTGTCCTGGCTTTTGTTTGCGCCGTCGCCCTGTGTGCCGCCGCCGTCTTCTATAAGAGGCTCAGGAAATGA